In the Arthrobacter sp. 31Y genome, one interval contains:
- a CDS encoding HAD family hydrolase has translation MAADAATKKQRGVLFDVDGTLIDSSYFHALAWWQAFRREGLDIEMSAIHRRVGMGGDKLIESLVPDCPEDMQEELKSAHSAVFSTFWPTLRPFESVQDLLSACSHAGLAVGLASSAQDRDLEVSRHILDAGSSIDAWTSSNDAEESKPAPDILLACLDKLGLTPEDSVFVGDAVWDVKAGAAIGVPVIALTCGGISEAELREAGAAEVYDNPRHLLEHLESSIIGKLAAGTLDA, from the coding sequence GTGGCAGCTGATGCAGCGACAAAAAAGCAGCGCGGAGTCCTCTTTGACGTGGACGGGACGCTCATCGACTCCAGCTACTTCCACGCCTTGGCGTGGTGGCAGGCGTTCCGACGCGAAGGACTGGACATCGAGATGTCCGCCATCCACCGGCGCGTGGGCATGGGCGGCGACAAATTGATCGAAAGCCTGGTCCCCGACTGCCCAGAGGACATGCAGGAAGAACTGAAGTCCGCACACAGCGCCGTTTTCTCAACGTTCTGGCCCACGCTGCGGCCTTTCGAATCAGTCCAGGACCTCCTGTCTGCCTGCTCCCATGCCGGACTGGCCGTGGGCCTGGCATCGTCAGCGCAGGACCGCGACCTGGAGGTGAGCCGCCACATCCTGGACGCCGGTTCCTCCATCGACGCATGGACCAGCTCCAACGACGCCGAGGAAAGCAAACCTGCCCCGGACATCCTGCTTGCCTGCCTGGACAAGCTTGGACTCACACCGGAGGACAGCGTCTTTGTTGGCGATGCAGTCTGGGACGTGAAGGCCGGCGCAGCGATCGGTGTTCCCGTCATTGCCCTCACCTGTGGCGGAATCAGCGAAGCTGAGCTGCGCGAGGCAGGTGCCGCGGAAGTCTATGACAACCCACGGCACCTGCTGGAGCACCTGGAATCCAGCATCATCGGAAAGCTGGCGGCGGGGACCCTGGACGCCTGA
- a CDS encoding NAD(P)(+) transhydrogenase (Re/Si-specific) subunit beta, translating into MTLLNPTWTALLYLAAAACFILALKGLNSPRTARRGNLIGAFGALLAVVTVFVSVKLDNIPWILGAIAVGSGVAAPVARRVQMTQMPQLVALFNGVGGGAAALVALLELSHTGDPWVRLAIVFTLLVGAVSFAGSGVTFAKLQGLMTTRPVTFPGLPALMAVVLLAAVGAGVVVILNGSLVLALVLLLLGLAAGILLVLPVGGADVPIVISLLNAFTGLAVAASGLVLGNVLLVVAGTLVGASGTILTRAMAAAMGRSVAGIMFGAFKGGSTAGSTAVSERPVRSSSAEDVAVLLGYAQRVIIVPGYGLAVAQGQHTAAELALALEARGIEVDFAIHPVAGRMPGHMNVLLAEANVPYESLKEMSDINSEFKTTDVALVVGANDVVNPAAKTTSGSPIYGMPILEVADARQVVFLKRSMRPGFAGIENELLYEPQTTLLFGDAKDSLTKVLGAVKAL; encoded by the coding sequence ATGACGCTTCTCAATCCCACCTGGACGGCGCTTCTGTATCTCGCCGCGGCGGCCTGCTTCATTCTCGCCCTGAAGGGCCTGAACTCACCACGGACTGCCCGGCGCGGGAACCTGATCGGAGCATTTGGCGCCCTGTTGGCAGTGGTGACGGTGTTTGTCTCGGTGAAACTGGACAACATTCCTTGGATTCTTGGGGCCATAGCTGTGGGCTCGGGCGTCGCAGCACCGGTGGCCCGCCGGGTGCAAATGACGCAGATGCCCCAGCTCGTTGCCCTCTTCAACGGCGTGGGTGGTGGCGCTGCGGCCCTCGTGGCGTTGCTGGAACTTTCTCATACGGGTGATCCGTGGGTTCGCCTGGCCATCGTCTTCACGTTGCTGGTGGGTGCCGTGTCCTTCGCCGGGTCCGGGGTAACTTTCGCCAAACTTCAAGGGCTCATGACTACCCGGCCCGTGACGTTCCCCGGGCTGCCAGCCCTGATGGCCGTGGTACTGTTGGCCGCCGTGGGCGCCGGAGTGGTGGTGATCCTGAACGGCTCCTTGGTATTGGCACTGGTCCTGCTGCTTTTGGGTCTTGCTGCCGGGATACTGTTGGTGCTCCCCGTAGGCGGCGCTGATGTACCGATTGTCATTTCGCTCCTGAATGCCTTCACTGGCCTGGCCGTCGCGGCATCCGGACTGGTGCTGGGCAATGTCCTCCTGGTGGTGGCCGGCACGCTGGTGGGGGCTTCGGGCACCATCCTGACCCGGGCCATGGCTGCCGCGATGGGGCGCAGCGTAGCGGGCATCATGTTCGGGGCCTTCAAGGGCGGATCCACCGCGGGCTCAACTGCCGTGAGCGAGCGGCCCGTACGATCCTCCAGTGCGGAAGACGTTGCAGTGTTACTCGGCTATGCGCAGCGGGTGATCATCGTTCCGGGATACGGCCTGGCAGTCGCCCAGGGTCAGCACACTGCCGCAGAGCTTGCCTTGGCCCTGGAAGCGCGGGGAATTGAGGTGGACTTTGCCATCCATCCTGTGGCCGGCCGCATGCCAGGCCACATGAACGTGCTCCTTGCGGAAGCCAATGTGCCGTATGAGTCCCTGAAGGAGATGAGCGACATCAACTCCGAGTTCAAGACCACCGATGTGGCCCTGGTAGTGGGCGCTAACGATGTTGTGAATCCCGCGGCCAAGACCACTTCGGGGTCGCCGATCTACGGAATGCCCATTTTGGAAGTCGCCGACGCCCGGCAGGTAGTGTTCCTCAAGCGTTCCATGCGCCCCGGGTTTGCCGGGATAGAGAACGAACTGTTGTATGAGCCCCAAACAACCCTGCTATTTGGTGATGCGAAAGACTCCTTGACCAAGGTCCTGGGGGCGGTCAAGGCGCTCTAG
- a CDS encoding NADPH-dependent FMN reductase codes for MDTFKIGYFVGSLASTSINRVLSKALISVAPPELEFHEIAIKDLPLYSSDYDAEFPPAGRDLKDAIAAADGILFISPEYNRSIPGALKNAIDWGSRPWGTNSFARKPTGIIGASPGGIGTAVMQSSMRSVLSFLDAPQLNAPEAYIRFVADAYDDDGSVKDQATAGLLRHYMEEYSAFVQRVLAANAPGHIGDQEPDAEKLNR; via the coding sequence ATGGACACCTTCAAAATCGGTTACTTCGTTGGAAGCCTGGCAAGCACTTCCATCAACCGGGTCCTCTCCAAGGCCCTGATCAGTGTGGCGCCGCCGGAACTCGAGTTCCATGAGATCGCCATCAAAGACCTTCCCTTGTACAGCTCGGATTACGACGCCGAGTTCCCACCCGCTGGGCGGGATTTGAAGGATGCCATCGCCGCAGCAGACGGCATCCTGTTCATCTCCCCTGAGTACAACCGCTCCATTCCGGGGGCCTTGAAGAACGCCATCGACTGGGGTTCACGCCCGTGGGGCACCAATTCATTCGCGCGCAAGCCCACCGGAATCATCGGCGCCTCGCCAGGTGGCATCGGAACGGCCGTGATGCAGTCGTCCATGCGCAGCGTGTTGAGCTTCCTGGACGCGCCGCAGCTGAACGCGCCTGAGGCTTACATCCGCTTCGTCGCAGACGCGTACGACGACGACGGTTCAGTTAAGGACCAAGCAACGGCCGGGCTGTTGCGGCACTATATGGAGGAGTACAGCGCATTTGTGCAGCGTGTTCTCGCGGCGAACGCACCGGGCCACATCGGTGATCAGGAGCCGGATGCTGAGAAGCTGAATCGATAG
- a CDS encoding NAD(P) transhydrogenase subunit alpha, with product MDGMSLLTITVLAVFVGFEVVSKVSSTLHTPLMSGANAIHGIILVGAIIVAGQAADPWVLVVALLAVVLATANLVGGFVVTDRMLEMFRGRQRPPSKGEAVDPVKNEDRQ from the coding sequence ATGGATGGCATGAGTCTGCTGACGATCACTGTCCTGGCGGTGTTCGTGGGTTTTGAGGTCGTTTCCAAGGTCTCCAGCACCCTGCATACGCCGCTCATGTCAGGTGCCAATGCGATCCACGGCATCATTCTGGTGGGTGCCATCATCGTGGCAGGACAGGCTGCCGACCCCTGGGTGTTGGTGGTCGCGCTGCTGGCGGTCGTCCTTGCCACGGCCAACCTCGTGGGCGGTTTCGTGGTGACCGACCGGATGCTGGAGATGTTCCGCGGACGGCAACGGCCGCCGTCGAAAGGTGAAGCCGTGGATCCGGTCAAGAACGAGGACCGGCAATGA
- a CDS encoding VOC family protein, with protein MTDAPSYPVGAPCWVESLQPDVGKAVTFYGSLFGWSFEDASPADYRVARLDGRRVAGVGQAPPMLDRGAWATYFLVADLDESAALIAESGGRLLAGPLDAGVSSGGNAERTALFADPSGAPFGIREGSAPTVAEIVDAPGAWQMSALHTPDMASAEKFYATVFAWRLEMAAGSGVGLWRLAGSTRRANHPTLPDDVVAVATLASPGMGVPPHWAVNVQVSDADAVSRRVVELGGSLLMPPTDAPGFRNAVLADPSGGVLAISQNVEA; from the coding sequence ATGACTGATGCGCCAAGCTACCCCGTAGGGGCGCCCTGCTGGGTCGAGTCACTGCAGCCCGACGTCGGGAAAGCCGTAACGTTCTACGGCTCGTTGTTCGGGTGGTCGTTCGAGGACGCGTCACCGGCTGATTACCGCGTTGCCCGGCTTGACGGACGACGCGTGGCTGGAGTGGGGCAGGCCCCGCCCATGCTTGACCGCGGCGCGTGGGCCACGTACTTCCTCGTGGCGGACCTCGACGAATCGGCGGCTCTCATCGCTGAGAGCGGCGGACGCCTTCTCGCTGGGCCCTTGGACGCCGGCGTTTCGAGCGGGGGAAACGCTGAGCGCACAGCACTGTTTGCCGATCCCAGTGGGGCGCCTTTCGGAATACGTGAAGGCAGCGCCCCCACCGTGGCGGAGATCGTCGATGCGCCTGGTGCTTGGCAGATGAGTGCCCTGCACACCCCGGATATGGCCAGCGCAGAGAAGTTCTACGCAACAGTTTTTGCTTGGCGGCTTGAGATGGCAGCCGGCTCGGGCGTGGGACTGTGGCGACTGGCCGGCAGCACCCGGCGGGCCAACCATCCAACCCTGCCGGATGACGTGGTTGCCGTAGCGACGTTGGCCAGCCCCGGCATGGGCGTGCCACCCCATTGGGCTGTCAACGTTCAGGTGTCCGATGCCGATGCTGTGTCCCGCCGTGTGGTGGAGCTCGGCGGTTCGCTGCTGATGCCGCCAACAGACGCCCCGGGCTTCCGTAACGCCGTGCTGGCCGATCCCAGCGGCGGAGTACTCGCCATCAGCCAGAACGTCGAGGCCTAA
- a CDS encoding acyl-CoA thioesterase has protein sequence MDRFPEACVERTVEWVDTDASGHQHNSAILRWVEAAEAELFRKLELPDYFPSAPRVQQVINYKAKLWFGQRITATVKIQALGRTSLTMAFEVASDAGEVAAYGTVTTVHVPQGSTSAQPWPEHLVRAVNSSAGPV, from the coding sequence ATGGACAGGTTTCCGGAGGCGTGCGTCGAGCGAACGGTGGAATGGGTGGACACCGACGCCTCCGGACACCAGCACAACTCGGCCATCCTGCGTTGGGTTGAGGCCGCGGAGGCAGAGCTCTTCCGAAAGCTGGAGTTGCCGGACTATTTCCCCAGCGCTCCGCGCGTGCAGCAAGTCATCAATTACAAGGCCAAGCTGTGGTTCGGCCAGCGCATCACCGCAACGGTGAAGATTCAGGCGCTCGGCCGGACCTCGCTGACCATGGCTTTTGAGGTAGCGTCCGACGCCGGTGAGGTCGCCGCGTACGGGACGGTCACCACGGTGCACGTCCCCCAAGGAAGCACTTCGGCGCAGCCGTGGCCGGAGCACCTGGTCCGAGCTGTTAATTCCTCGGCGGGCCCGGTTTAG
- a CDS encoding VOC family protein, giving the protein MSTKISNWPAATPMWVDLGVDDLEAAKGFYSDLFGWEFVSGGQDSGDYLLAHVSGRAVAGVGPKQDPGMPTVWTTFLASDDVDVTSKKVVAAGGKLLAPPFDVMESGRMALAVDSVGAVFGVWQAGSHIGAERVNEHGALCWNELHTRDYASARAFYAEVFDVSYQDSMEEGLVYSTIRRPLDGREVGGVHQDTDLSEHTPGHWMTWFASDYVDGTATRALELGATLLRPVAESPMGRMALVRAPQGEIFGIIDAPRTSE; this is encoded by the coding sequence GTGTCCACCAAAATCTCTAACTGGCCTGCAGCAACGCCCATGTGGGTGGACCTGGGCGTCGACGACCTCGAGGCGGCGAAGGGCTTCTACTCGGATCTGTTCGGCTGGGAGTTCGTATCCGGCGGCCAGGACTCCGGGGATTACCTCCTGGCGCACGTCAGCGGGCGTGCTGTTGCGGGGGTGGGCCCCAAACAGGACCCGGGAATGCCCACCGTCTGGACCACGTTCCTGGCTTCAGACGATGTGGACGTCACGTCCAAGAAGGTAGTTGCTGCGGGCGGAAAGCTGTTGGCACCCCCGTTCGACGTCATGGAGTCCGGCCGCATGGCCTTGGCGGTTGATTCCGTCGGCGCGGTCTTTGGGGTGTGGCAAGCCGGCAGCCACATTGGGGCGGAACGCGTCAATGAGCACGGTGCCCTGTGCTGGAATGAGCTCCACACCCGGGACTACGCCTCAGCGCGAGCCTTCTACGCCGAGGTCTTCGATGTCAGCTACCAGGACTCCATGGAAGAAGGCCTGGTCTACTCCACCATCCGGAGGCCACTGGACGGCCGTGAGGTGGGCGGCGTCCACCAAGACACCGACCTCTCCGAGCACACGCCCGGCCACTGGATGACGTGGTTCGCCAGCGATTACGTGGACGGCACTGCCACGCGGGCGTTGGAGCTTGGCGCCACCCTCCTGAGGCCCGTTGCTGAAAGTCCGATGGGACGCATGGCACTTGTCCGGGCTCCGCAAGGCGAAATTTTCGGCATCATCGACGCACCCCGCACCAGCGAATAG
- a CDS encoding Re/Si-specific NAD(P)(+) transhydrogenase subunit alpha, with protein sequence MKAGITRERLDGERRVAATPETVKQLVGLGLEVELESGAGLASGHSDDDYRTAGASVVQSLDLGTLDVYCHVRPMEPSTAAALRRGSVTVGLGSPSSELPTVRALAASGITSFALELVPRISRAQSMDALTSQALVAGYRCVLEAATRLPRFFPLYMTAAGTIPPARVLVLGAGVAGLQAIGTAKRLGARVSANDIRPASADEVASMGGTFIKLDLETAEASGGYARELSADRGALQRALLAPHVAQADVLITTAAVPGRRAPLLVTRQMVQGMRPGSVVVDLAAESGGNVEGSIPGQDIPIPTGDGQGTVTLVGIKDAASAMPADASRLFAKNVANLLALMTRDGAVSPDFSDEVVAGTCLTHDGHVRHALTAEALAALAGETANPGNEQPGSPEPGSEGVR encoded by the coding sequence GTGAAGGCAGGCATAACGCGCGAGAGGCTCGACGGTGAGCGACGTGTTGCCGCAACGCCGGAAACGGTGAAGCAATTGGTGGGGCTGGGCCTTGAGGTTGAGCTGGAGTCCGGTGCCGGGCTGGCCTCCGGCCATAGCGACGATGACTACCGCACGGCAGGCGCCTCCGTAGTACAGTCCCTGGACCTCGGAACACTTGATGTTTACTGCCACGTGCGCCCCATGGAACCGTCGACGGCGGCAGCTCTCCGCCGGGGTTCGGTCACCGTGGGCCTGGGGTCGCCGTCCTCGGAGCTGCCTACTGTGCGGGCGCTCGCTGCCAGCGGTATTACCTCCTTTGCCCTGGAATTGGTTCCTCGAATATCCCGCGCCCAGTCCATGGATGCGCTCACCTCGCAGGCCCTGGTGGCAGGGTATCGCTGTGTGCTTGAGGCCGCCACGCGGTTGCCCCGGTTCTTCCCGCTGTACATGACGGCAGCCGGCACCATCCCACCCGCCCGTGTGCTGGTGCTCGGGGCCGGGGTAGCCGGGCTGCAGGCGATCGGAACTGCCAAGAGGCTCGGCGCCCGGGTTTCCGCTAACGACATTCGCCCGGCGTCGGCGGACGAAGTCGCGTCCATGGGCGGAACGTTCATCAAGCTGGACCTGGAAACCGCGGAAGCATCCGGAGGATATGCCAGGGAGCTTAGTGCGGACCGGGGAGCCCTGCAGCGGGCCCTTTTGGCGCCGCACGTAGCTCAGGCCGACGTCCTGATCACCACGGCTGCCGTACCTGGACGGCGCGCCCCGCTTTTGGTGACGCGCCAGATGGTCCAGGGGATGCGGCCGGGATCCGTGGTGGTGGATCTGGCAGCCGAATCCGGCGGGAACGTTGAAGGAAGCATCCCCGGCCAGGACATCCCCATCCCTACAGGCGACGGACAGGGCACGGTGACACTCGTGGGAATCAAAGACGCAGCATCGGCGATGCCTGCTGATGCCTCGCGACTGTTCGCAAAAAACGTGGCCAACCTCCTGGCTCTCATGACTCGGGACGGCGCGGTGTCCCCGGACTTCTCGGATGAAGTTGTGGCCGGAACATGCCTGACCCACGACGGCCACGTCCGGCACGCACTCACTGCGGAAGCACTTGCGGCACTCGCAGGGGAGACCGCGAATCCTGGTAATGAACAGCCCGGCAGTCCCGAGCCCGGCAGTGAAGGGGTGCGCTGA
- a CDS encoding PaaX family transcriptional regulator, producing the protein MPGRRSAYADHRGSRTYDELDWRLKCGAEMRTLSMFAVPAPPVRHQQLLVTIFGLYGRNAGDALPVSALISMLGSLGYDAPGVRSSVSRLKAKGVLKSVREGGIAKYKISESVSDVFREGDRRIFAPEQPAPVDTWVLAVFSVPESMRNRRHKLRSALSGLGFGSVASGVWIAPAHKLEQARDLLTASGLIEFVDLFRSDYVFDGPMRPKISEWWDLKELDEQFTEFLELYQGAGQQWAERVGEDPDVALAESTEGLRRDAFRYYIPMLTMWRRFPYRDPNLPTDYLPPEWHGPEVRRTFQAVHRLASPLAAAHAHEVIAEALDPAVA; encoded by the coding sequence GTGCCGGGACGCCGCTCAGCCTACGCCGACCACAGAGGATCCCGCACCTATGATGAACTGGACTGGCGCCTGAAGTGCGGCGCGGAAATGAGGACCCTTTCGATGTTCGCCGTCCCGGCACCCCCAGTGCGCCACCAGCAACTGCTCGTCACGATTTTCGGCCTGTACGGCCGGAACGCGGGCGATGCATTGCCGGTCTCGGCGCTGATTTCCATGCTGGGTTCACTGGGTTACGACGCCCCCGGCGTGAGGTCGTCAGTGTCCAGGCTCAAAGCCAAGGGTGTGCTGAAGAGCGTCCGTGAGGGCGGCATCGCCAAGTACAAGATTTCCGAGTCTGTCAGCGATGTATTCCGCGAAGGCGACCGGAGGATCTTTGCCCCGGAACAACCCGCACCTGTGGACACGTGGGTGCTGGCGGTATTCTCCGTGCCGGAATCGATGCGTAACCGCAGGCACAAGTTGCGTTCCGCCCTTTCCGGGCTGGGATTTGGCTCGGTGGCCAGCGGTGTCTGGATCGCGCCGGCCCACAAGCTGGAGCAAGCACGGGACCTGCTGACAGCGAGTGGACTGATCGAGTTCGTGGACCTGTTCCGCAGCGATTACGTCTTTGACGGCCCCATGAGACCCAAAATTTCCGAATGGTGGGACCTCAAGGAACTCGATGAGCAGTTCACCGAGTTCCTTGAGCTGTACCAGGGCGCTGGGCAGCAGTGGGCCGAACGGGTGGGCGAAGATCCTGATGTTGCCTTGGCCGAGTCCACGGAAGGGCTGCGGCGTGACGCTTTCCGCTATTACATTCCGATGCTCACCATGTGGCGCCGGTTCCCCTACCGGGATCCGAACCTGCCTACCGATTACCTTCCACCCGAGTGGCATGGTCCCGAGGTGCGCAGGACCTTCCAGGCGGTTCATCGCCTGGCATCACCCCTGGCCGCTGCACATGCGCACGAGGTCATTGCCGAGGCCTTGGATCCGGCCGTAGCCTGA
- a CDS encoding MFS transporter has product MATAPVNNWNVPKKTTGLVLFCCWLAILAEGYDVGVLGAILPALAEYKEWNLSPLALGGLGSYALIGMLIGALFIGTLSDLVGRKKMLLASMVIFTITQAGAAWAPTPELFGLFRLIGGLGMGGVIPVAAALTIEYSAPNKRSYNYGLMYSGYSLGIVAAALAALFVLPMGGWRAVIAIGAAPVVLIPIIWKFLPESLEFLESKGRKSEAKALASKLNIANYTPVVAVAPASAVAQSGQADPWWKTITTMFSRKYLRSTVFFWISLFCGLVLVYGLNTWLPSIMKKAGYDLGSSLTFLLVFSLASAIGGLLLGRAADKYGKKLILVVFYILGGLGIMLLVFPNTMVVNLLFVAFAGVGSISTSLVLTGYIADYYPAKVRGTATGWALSFARLGAISGPLIGGWIAGSKLPFEANFAIFAGIAVLAAGAVAMIPKPQPEVPLAAVDVDPDDATVSAR; this is encoded by the coding sequence ATGGCCACCGCACCAGTCAATAACTGGAACGTGCCCAAGAAGACCACCGGCCTGGTGTTGTTCTGCTGCTGGCTCGCGATCCTCGCCGAAGGCTACGACGTCGGCGTCCTTGGAGCCATCCTTCCGGCTCTTGCCGAATACAAGGAATGGAACCTGAGCCCGCTGGCCCTGGGCGGACTCGGATCATATGCCCTGATCGGCATGCTTATTGGTGCCCTGTTCATCGGCACACTCAGCGACCTTGTTGGCCGGAAAAAGATGCTCCTGGCCTCCATGGTGATCTTCACGATTACCCAGGCCGGCGCAGCTTGGGCTCCGACGCCGGAACTCTTCGGCCTGTTCCGGCTCATCGGCGGGCTGGGCATGGGCGGTGTCATTCCGGTGGCAGCAGCCCTGACCATCGAGTACTCGGCTCCAAACAAGCGTTCCTACAACTACGGCCTCATGTATTCCGGCTACTCGCTGGGTATTGTGGCAGCCGCTCTGGCAGCCCTGTTCGTCCTGCCCATGGGTGGCTGGCGTGCGGTGATCGCCATCGGTGCCGCGCCGGTGGTCCTGATTCCGATTATCTGGAAGTTCCTGCCTGAATCCCTGGAATTCCTGGAGTCAAAGGGCCGGAAGTCCGAGGCCAAGGCCTTGGCCTCCAAGCTGAACATTGCCAACTACACGCCGGTTGTTGCCGTGGCTCCCGCATCTGCTGTTGCCCAAAGCGGTCAGGCCGATCCGTGGTGGAAGACCATCACCACCATGTTCTCGCGGAAGTACCTGCGGTCCACAGTGTTCTTCTGGATCTCGCTGTTTTGCGGCCTTGTGTTGGTCTACGGCCTGAACACGTGGCTGCCGAGCATCATGAAGAAGGCCGGCTATGACCTCGGCTCATCCCTGACCTTCCTTCTGGTCTTCAGCCTCGCTTCCGCAATCGGTGGCCTGCTCCTGGGCCGCGCCGCGGACAAGTACGGCAAGAAGCTCATCCTGGTGGTGTTCTACATCCTGGGCGGCTTGGGCATCATGCTGCTGGTCTTCCCCAACACCATGGTGGTGAACCTGCTGTTCGTGGCCTTCGCCGGCGTCGGTTCCATCTCCACATCGCTGGTCCTCACCGGCTACATTGCGGACTACTACCCGGCCAAGGTCCGAGGCACGGCAACGGGCTGGGCGTTGAGCTTCGCCCGCCTGGGTGCCATTTCCGGACCGTTGATCGGCGGCTGGATAGCGGGTTCCAAGCTGCCCTTCGAAGCCAACTTCGCGATCTTCGCAGGCATCGCGGTACTGGCCGCTGGTGCTGTGGCGATGATTCCCAAGCCGCAGCCTGAGGTGCCCCTTGCCGCCGTCGACGTTGACCCCGACGACGCCACCGTCAGCGCCCGCTAG
- a CDS encoding NADPH-dependent F420 reductase, whose product MTTIGIIGAGHIGSQVARKAVELGYDVVISNSRGPETLSELVTELGPRARAATAAEAAAAGDFAVVTVPLKNYQGIPTEPLEGKIVIDTNNYYWERDGHIPALDNGEATTSGLLQKHLPTSKVAKGFNHIFAKDITTDGTPAGTPNRRALATSSDFPEAADLVTKLYDEFGFDTVNIGPLEDSWRVERDRPAYVIRQNAEELRDNLAKAPRTV is encoded by the coding sequence ATGACAACAATCGGAATTATCGGTGCAGGACACATTGGCAGCCAGGTCGCACGAAAGGCCGTCGAACTCGGCTACGACGTCGTCATCAGCAACTCCCGGGGACCCGAAACCCTCAGTGAGCTGGTCACGGAACTTGGGCCGCGTGCCCGGGCGGCTACGGCAGCCGAGGCAGCAGCGGCGGGCGATTTCGCCGTCGTGACCGTTCCCCTGAAGAACTACCAGGGCATCCCCACGGAGCCGCTGGAAGGCAAGATCGTCATCGACACCAACAACTACTACTGGGAGCGCGACGGCCACATCCCCGCACTGGACAACGGCGAGGCAACTACGTCCGGGCTCCTCCAGAAGCATCTGCCCACCTCCAAGGTAGCCAAGGGCTTCAACCACATCTTCGCCAAGGACATCACCACGGACGGCACACCTGCCGGCACCCCAAACCGCCGTGCACTGGCCACCTCGAGCGACTTCCCCGAAGCCGCGGACTTGGTCACCAAGCTGTACGACGAATTCGGCTTCGACACCGTCAACATTGGCCCGCTCGAGGACAGCTGGCGCGTGGAGCGCGACCGTCCTGCCTACGTTATCCGCCAGAACGCCGAGGAATTGCGGGACAACCTCGCCAAGGCGCCGCGTACCGTCTAA